From the Cucurbita pepo subsp. pepo cultivar mu-cu-16 chromosome LG05, ASM280686v2, whole genome shotgun sequence genome, one window contains:
- the LOC111795431 gene encoding SUMO-activating enzyme subunit 2-like, with the protein MASQQHLSTIKGAKVLMVGAGGIGCELLKTLALSGFQDIHIIDMDTIEVSNLNRQFLFRKSHVGQSKAKVARDAVLRFRPHVSITSYHANVKNQEFNVDFFKQFSVVLNGLDNLDARRHVNRLCLAADIPLVESGTTGFLGQVTVHVKGKTECYECQPKPAPKTYPVCTITSTPSKFVHCIVWAKDLLFAKLFGDKNQENDLNVRSSDPASSSDHAEDVFELRKDETIEQYGRRVFDHVFGYNIEVALSNEDTWKNRNKPRPIYIRDILPEEPTNQNGNMDKICATDEQSLISAMTSIGMKNPQETWSLMENSRIFIEAIVLFFTKRKKDVGNLSFDKDDQLAVEFVTAAANIRAASFGIPMHSLFESKGIAGNIVHAVATTNAIIAGLIVIEAIKVLQNDLNKYRMTYCLEHPSRKMLLMPVEPFEPNKSCYVCSETPLSLEINTRHAKLRDFVEKIVKAKLGMNFPLIMHGASLLYEVGDDLDEDMVANYAANLEKVLSELPSPVVSGTILSVEDLQQELSCSINIKHRDEFDEEKEPDGMVLSGWQQTTLEKGDSIQTSFSNGESTSKALPSTTDANKNDDADIVASGTKRKLDEASSGVDASSSANEANSLKKLEVLDDDDDLVVLDDDGDLVTNKKKRLQ; encoded by the exons ATGGCTTCCCAGCAGCACTTATCCACCATTAAG ggCGCCAAAGTGCTCATGGTTGGCGCGGGAGGAATCGGATGCGAGCTTTTGAAGACTCTTGCTCTCTCGGGGTTTCAGGACATTCATATT ATTGACATGGACACCATAGAAGTCAGCAACTTAAATCGACAATTTTTATTCCGAAAATCTCACGTAGGGCAATCAAAGGCTAAG gTCGCTCGAGATGCTGTCTTAAGATTTAGACCTCATGTTAGCATAACCTCGTATCATGCAAATGTCAAGAATCAAGAGTTTAATGTAGATTTCTTTAAGCAATTTAGTGTTGTTTTGAATGGACTTGACAACTTAGATGCGAGGCGACATGTGAATCGTCTATGCTTGGCAGCTGATATTCCCTTAGTCGAAAGTGGGACCACTGGATTCCTCGGACAG GTCACAGTTCATGTCAAGGGCAAAACAGAGTGTTACGAGTGCCAGCCGAAACCGGCCCCAAAAACATATCCTGTCTGTACGATTACTAGTACTCCGTCAAAG TTCGTTCACTGTATCGTTTGGGCAAAGGATCTACTTTTTGCAAAGTTATTTGGAGATAAGAATCAAGAAAACGATCTAAACGTGCGTTCAAGTGATCCAGCAAGTTCGTCTGACCATGCTGAAGATGTTTTTGAACTTAGAAAAGATGAAACTATTGAGCAGTATGGAAGAAGAGTGTTTGATCATGTATTTGGGTACAATATTGAAGTAGCTTTATCGAACGAAGATACTTGGAAAAATCGCAATAAACCGAGGCCTATTTATATTAGGGATATCCTGCCTGAGGAACCAACTAATCAGAATGGAAACATGGACAAAATCTGTGCCACTGATGAACAATCCTTAATTTCTGCTATGACATCTATTGGGATGAAAAATCCTCAGGAGACATGGAGTCTTATGGAAAATTCGAGAATCTTCATTGAAGCTATCGTACTTTTCTTcacgaaaaggaaaaag GATGTTGGGAACTTGAGTTTTGATAAAGATGATCAGTTAGCTGTGGAGTTCGTCACGGCGGCTGCGAACATTAGAGCTGCATCTTTTGGTATTCCTATGCATAGCCTTTTCGAGTCTAAAGGTATTGCTGGTAATATTGTGCATGCTGTTGCAACGACGAATGCCATTATTGCTGGATTGATTGTTATCGAGGCGATTAAGGTGCTACAAAATGATTTAAACAAATACAG GATGACGTATTGCCTCGAACACCCTTCGAGGAAGATGCTGCTCATGCCAGTGGAACCTTTTGAACCTAATAAATCCTGCTATGTTTGTTCTGAG ACACCGTTATCGCTCGAGATAAATACACGTCATGCAAAGCTGCGGGACTTTGTTGAGAAGATAGTTAAGGCCAAGCTTGGGATGAACTTTCCACTTATTATGCATGGAGCTTCCCTTCTTTATGAAGTTGGCGACGATCTTGACGAGGACATGGTGGCAAATTACGCTGCAAACCTCGAGAAG GTACTGTCTGAGCTTCCTTCACCTGTCGTTAGCGGGACGATATTATCCGTTGAGGATCTCCAGCAAGAGCTTAGCTGCAGTATCAACATCAAACATAG AGACGAATTTGACGAGGAGAAGGAACCAGACGGTATGGTTCTATCTGGATGGCAGCAAACAACACTGGAAAAGGGTGATAGCATCCAGACATCGTTCAGCAATGGAGAAAGCACCTCGAAGGCGTTGCCCTCGACAACAGATGCTAATAAGAACGATGACGCAGACATCGTTGCTTCTGGAACGAAAAGAAAACTGGACGAGGCGTCTTCAGGTGTCGATGCATCAAGTTCAGCTAATGAAGCTAATAGCTTGAAGAAACTTGAAGTGctcgacgacgacgacgacctTGTCGTGCTCGATGATGATGGGGATTTGGTAAccaacaagaagaaaagattgCAGTAA
- the LOC111795355 gene encoding protein CASPARIAN STRIP INTEGRITY FACTOR 2-like has protein sequence MLLKYKLNFILVLLVSASFLSTICSAGRADQPVHQGGYGRVVHEDGKKKMEEIIHERVLRVNTRDYGRYDPAPAFVKPPFKLIPN, from the exons ATGCTTCTCAAGTATAAGCTCAACTTCATCCTCGTCCTCCTCGTTTCGGCCTCGTTTTTATCCACCATTTGCTCAGCAG GTCGAGCTGATCAGCCGGTTCATCAGGGCGGTTATGGTAGAGTCGTGCATGAG gatgggaagaagaagatggaggaAATCATCCATGAAAGGGTTTTGAGGGTAAACACCAGGGACTATGGAAGGTATGATCCAGCTCCAGCTTTTGTGAAGCCTCCTTTCAAGCTCATCCCCAACTGA
- the LOC111795354 gene encoding uncharacterized protein LOC111795354 has product MGSVCCVAARDKTIVSGSGSETLCRNIRYSPNWSFRWDNRGRVAGEETSISWFSDSVSRNDRVEPKCESAYASEDGSPLEHLRRRRTWQKSPPPEGTTNSLRTPSSGQSNSRNLSIDVSLEQVKEATESPAASYKSPANLSLSLPSASSLSTSPLSSQSYLPPTNSSLTRCSHRSPGHQLLRQVSDGRIRGLKSPSSYLAFDDRPRLPSWSNESVRESHGGSSDCWSVHAFSELMATSHRERWSFDSDSFGFNGEKIGRSSSQFSTSSVDLQTCGVCLKLLTEKSSWSSQRIIANNELSVAAILTCGHVYHADCLESMTPEIHKYDPACPVCTFGEKHTQKLSEKALKAEMDWKSLYKRSKNCIADSGFDGDYTANDPFKNNPRLERGSKMSASSSMRSSSGKPFLKRHFSFGSKGSSRMMSDNHSTRRKGFFWTKSSKI; this is encoded by the exons ATGGGGTCTGTTTGTTGTGTTGCTGCTAGGGACAAGACTATAGTTAGTGGATCTGGAAGTGAAACCTTATGTAGGAATATAAGGTATTCGCCTAATTGGAGCTTTCGATGGGATAATCGTGGACGGGTAGCAGGTGAAGAGACTTCGATAAGTTGGTTTTCTGATAGTGTTAGCCGCAATGATAGAGTGGAACCGAAGTGTGAGTCAGCATATGCGTCTGAGGATGGAAGTCCACTTGAACATCTCCGTAGACGACGTACATGGCAAAAGTCCCCACCGCCAGAAGGCACAACTAATAGTTTAAGAACTCCTAGTTCAG GTCAATCAAATTCAAGGAATTTATCGATAGATGTGAGTCTAGAACAG GTGAAGGAGGCTACAGAATCTCCCGCAGCTTCATATAAGTCTCCGGCAAATTTGTCACTTTCATTGCCTTCAGCTTCATCTTTGTCAACATCTCCTTTGTCATCGCAGAGTTATCTGCCTCCAACTAATTCATCCCTAACAAGGTGTTCCCATCGATCTCCAGGACATCAGCTGTTGCGTCAAGTTTCTGACGGCCGAATCCGAGGATTAAAATCCCCAAGTAGCTATTTAGCTTTCGACGATAGACCAAGGCTTCCCTCTTGGAGCAATGAATCGGTCCGGGAATCACATGGAGGGTCTTCAGATTGTTGGTCTGTACATGCTTTCTCAGAACTCATGGCCACTTCTCATAGAGAAAGGTGGTCTTTCGATAGTGACTCGTTTGGGTTTAACGGTGAAAAAATAGGCAGATCTAGTAGTCAATTTTCAACTTCCTCAGTTGATTTGCAAACTTGCGGAGTTTGCTTGAAGCTGTTGACCGAGAAATCCTCGTGGAGTAGCCAAAGGATTATTGCTAACAATGAACTTTCTGTTGCTGCTATACTAACCTGTGGACATGTTTATCATGCCGATTGCTTGGAGAGTATGACACCTGAAATTCACAAGTACGACCCCGCTTGTCCAGTTTGTACCTTCGGGGAGAAGCATACGCAGAAGTTATCCGAGAAGGCACTTAAAGCTGAAATGGACTGGAAGAGTCTATACAAGAGATCCAAAAACTGTATTGCAGATAGTGGTTTTGATGGTGATTATACTGCAAACGATCCTTTCAAAAACAATCCACGTCTTGAAAGAGGTTCCAAAATGTCTGCCAGTTCTAGCATGAGAAGCTCCTCAGGAAAGCCTTTCTTGAAACGGCACTTCTCCTTTGGCTCAAAGGGGTCGTCTAGAATGATgtccgataaccactccaCGAGAAGGAAAGGATTCTTCTGGACAAAATCTAGCAAAATATGA